CGTGATGTGTGCACTGGATTCCCTCAATGTCGGGTGCAGAGGAGGGCTGACGCTTAGCTTGTCGTATAAAGGGTCTCGTTACAAGACCATTTATCTGGTTTAATATGGACGAAACATCCCGACTCACCTCATGGCCCGAAAATCCGACCAGAGAGCACGTTGATGACCGCACCGACTCCGGCACAGCCGCCACCCGAACTGACGTTCCCGCCATCGCGAACCGACCTCACGGGCACGCTTGCGACACCCCTGAGTCCCACATTGCGAGCGGATGAGATCACGGACCGTCTCATCACAGCGATCGCTATCGGTGAGTATCTGCCCGGATCAAAACTGCCCACCGAACGAGAATTGGCAGCATCCCTACGAGTGGGCCGGATGACGGTGCGGTCGGCAATTGCGCGCCTCGTGGAGGAGGGGTTGCTCGAAACTCAGCGCGGCCGTGGCGGCGGTTCCTTTGTGCGAGAGCAGTGGGCGTCTTCGTCCAACGCTTCCGTGCACCGAACCCTGTCCGCGCGGTGGGACGTGATCCGGGACACCTATGAGGCGGTAGGTCGACTTCAGGGAACGATTGCGAGAGCAGCCGCCGAGAAGCGAACCGACGAGGATGTGACGCAACTGCGCCGGCACCTGGAACTCTTTCGGGAGGCAGAGTCAGGTCCCCAGTCGCAGCGCGCCGACGAGCTGCTGCACATTGCCATCTGTGCGGCTGCCCACAATGAGATCCTCACATCCGTTCTCCTCGACCTGGAATCCCGGGTGAGCATTGCAGCCCCGGCACACCTCTGGGGCGCAACGGACGGAATGCGCACCATGGAAGAGCGTGCTCTCGTCGATCATGAAAACCTCGTCGACGCCATCTGTGATCAGCGGGCTGCCGATGCCGGTTCCATTGCGTTCGAGCACGCACGCATAGACATCGAGTTGATGGAGGACGTACTGCTCCGAGCCGGTGCCGCGAACACGTAGGTCACGACGCCGGTGTCACATCACGTTCCGGCGCTGCGGCGCCGGAGCGATGAAAAACTCAGTGCTGGCCGCCGGCCTCGGGGCGAAGGCGAATCAAGCGCTGGGGGCCATCCTCTTGAAGTTCGGCGAGATCGCTGCGCGAGGCGAGGAAATCGGTGAAGGAACGGTAGCCCAGCGGCTTCTCGTTGAACGCGGGGTCCATGCGACGCATCTGGTTTTTGACCGTGCCCGTGTTGAGCCACTCGTCAGCATCACCCTTGGCGTGACCGATCTGTAGCGCACGCACCAGGAGCTCCGTGGCAACCGTTTGGGGGTCGGTGTCCTCGGCCGGGTCGAGATCGTCGAACGGGAGGTCATCGGTGTGCGAAAACATCGGAATTGTGGTGAGCGTGCGGGTCTTTGCGGGGGCGGGTTCCGGCTGCTTTTCCACAGGCTCCGACGCCTTCTTGCTCGACCGGCGCCGATCGCTTCCGGAGGAAGCGGGGAGGGACGACGGAGTGACCTTCTCGATCCCCGGAAGAGAATCGTAATCCTCGAACTCGTCGCAGGCTGCCGCCAGTGACGTGCTCGTCGAACCCGCTACGCCGATACCCACCACAAAGCGACCCAGCCGCTTCGACTTCTGGGCCAGAGCGATGTAATCGGAGTCACCGGCAACGATGATGACGTGGGTCAGGTCGGGCAGGCGAAAAAGGTCCTCGACCACATCAACGGCGAGGCGGATGTCTGCACCGTTCTTCGTTCCCCGTGTTGTCGCGGTGAACAGCTGGGTGAGGTCCACCGCTCGCGACATCAGCTGACGCTGGTAATTCGCGTTGACTGGAACAGACCAGTCCGCGTATGCGCGGTTGACCACAAGTGCGCCAAACGACGCTGCGAAATCGATGATGGCATTGAAG
This sequence is a window from Cryobacterium sp. CG_9.6. Protein-coding genes within it:
- a CDS encoding GntR family transcriptional regulator — its product is MTAPTPAQPPPELTFPPSRTDLTGTLATPLSPTLRADEITDRLITAIAIGEYLPGSKLPTERELAASLRVGRMTVRSAIARLVEEGLLETQRGRGGGSFVREQWASSSNASVHRTLSARWDVIRDTYEAVGRLQGTIARAAAEKRTDEDVTQLRRHLELFREAESGPQSQRADELLHIAICAAAHNEILTSVLLDLESRVSIAAPAHLWGATDGMRTMEERALVDHENLVDAICDQRAADAGSIAFEHARIDIELMEDVLLRAGAANT
- a CDS encoding NYN domain-containing protein — translated: MTEPNDARVGLYIDFDNIVISRYQQLHGRNAFQRDGIRDFDKLRADADPEIAARLAAATVDFNAIIDFAASFGALVVNRAYADWSVPVNANYQRQLMSRAVDLTQLFTATTRGTKNGADIRLAVDVVEDLFRLPDLTHVIIVAGDSDYIALAQKSKRLGRFVVGIGVAGSTSTSLAAACDEFEDYDSLPGIEKVTPSSLPASSGSDRRRSSKKASEPVEKQPEPAPAKTRTLTTIPMFSHTDDLPFDDLDPAEDTDPQTVATELLVRALQIGHAKGDADEWLNTGTVKNQMRRMDPAFNEKPLGYRSFTDFLASRSDLAELQEDGPQRLIRLRPEAGGQH